Proteins found in one Mustela lutreola isolate mMusLut2 chromosome 10, mMusLut2.pri, whole genome shotgun sequence genomic segment:
- the ADORA3 gene encoding adenosine receptor A3: protein MAVNSTALLMANVTYITVEILIGLCAIVGNVLVIWVVKLNPSLQTTTFYFIVSLALADIAVGVLVMPLAIVISLGITIHFYNCLFMTCLLLIFTHASIMSLLAIAVDRYLRVKLTVRYRRVTTQRRIWLALGLCWLLSFLVGLTPMFGWNMKLTSEYDRNVTFLSCQFRSVMRMDYMVYFSFFTWILIPLIVMCAIYLDIFYVIRNKLNQNFSSSKETGAFYGREFKTAKSLFLVLFLFALSWLPLSIINCITYFHGEVPQIFLYLGILLSHANSMMNPIVYAYKIKKFKETYLLILKTCMICQSSDSLDPSTDQTSE, encoded by the exons ATGGCTGTCAACAGCACTGCCCTGTTGATGGCCAACGTCACCTACATAACCGTGGAGATTCTCATCGGGCTCTGTGCCATCGTGGGCAACGTGCTGGTCATCTGGGTGGTCAAGCTGAACCCCAGCCTGCAGACCACCACCTTCTATTTCATTGTCTCCCTGGCCCTGGCTGACATCGCTGTTGGGGTGCTGGTCATGCCTTTGGCCATTGTCATCAGCCTGGGCATCACCATCCACTTTTATAACTGCCTTTTCATGACCTGCCTGCTGCTGATCTTCACGCACGCTTCCATCATGTCCCTGCTAGCCATTGCTGTGGATCGATACCTGCGGGTCAAGCTCACAGTCAG ATACAGGAGGGTCACCACCCAAAGAAGAATATGGTTGGCCCTGGGCCTTTGTTGGCTGTTGTCTTTCCTGGTGGGACTGACGCCCATGTTTGGCTGGAACATGAAACTGACCTCAGAGTATGACCGaaatgtcaccttcctttcctgcCAGTTCCGTTCTGTCATGAGGATGGACTACATGGTCTACTTCAGCTTCTTCACTTGGATTTTAATCCCCCTGATTGTCATGTGTGCCATCTACCTTGACATATTCTATGTCATCCGAAATAAACTCAATCAGAACTTTTCGAGCTCCAAAGAGACAGGTGCATTTTATGGACGGGAGTTCAAGACGGCCAAGTCTTTGTTTCTGGTTCTCTTCCTATTTGCTTTGTCCTGGCTGCCTTTGTCCATTATCAACTGTATCACCTACTTTCATGGTGAGGTGCCGCAAATCTTTCTGTACTTGGGCATTCTGCTCTCCCATGCTAACTCCATGATGAACCCTATTGTCTAtgcttataaaataaagaagttcaAGGAGACCTATCTTTTGATCCTCAAAACCTGTATGATCTGCCAGTCCTCGGATTCCTTGGACCCAAGCACTGATCAGACTTCTGAGTAG